A window from Variovorax sp. PBL-E5 encodes these proteins:
- a CDS encoding aromatic ring-hydroxylating dioxygenase subunit alpha translates to MTLIRNAWYAAAWSHEIQRTLLARTILQEPVVLFRREDGEPAALADRCPHRFVPLHRGTLKGDTVECGYHGLCFNAQGACTHNPHGNGLIPRMARVRAYPLVESQGVVWIWMGPPELADPAAIVRFEPLEDDRFETVHGYLHVNANYQLISDNLLDLTHGQYVHPMFRNAAGPAAMEESPANGDTVWARFVRRDQLPNGYFKMLGFPPEQRGDHRNFMRWNPPGNLLLDVGMTAVGGRPEDGLSIPTTHLLTPETETSSHYFWAMSRNFRTGDRALSDELLRVGIDIFNNEDKPVIEAQQAYMQSETDLFKMKPILLSTDAPAVRARRILKERAEREQRQGAAVPVPAK, encoded by the coding sequence ATGACTCTCATCCGAAATGCCTGGTATGCCGCAGCCTGGTCCCACGAGATCCAGCGCACGCTGCTGGCCCGCACGATCCTGCAAGAACCCGTGGTGCTGTTCCGGCGCGAGGACGGCGAGCCCGCTGCGCTGGCCGACCGCTGCCCGCACCGCTTCGTTCCGCTGCATCGCGGAACCCTGAAGGGCGACACCGTCGAATGCGGCTACCACGGCCTGTGCTTCAACGCGCAGGGGGCCTGCACCCACAACCCGCACGGCAATGGACTGATTCCGAGAATGGCGCGGGTCCGCGCCTATCCGCTGGTCGAATCGCAAGGCGTGGTGTGGATCTGGATGGGTCCGCCCGAGCTGGCCGACCCGGCCGCGATCGTGCGCTTCGAACCGCTCGAGGACGACCGCTTCGAAACGGTCCACGGCTACCTGCACGTGAACGCGAACTACCAGCTGATCAGCGACAACCTGCTCGACCTCACGCACGGCCAGTACGTGCATCCGATGTTCCGCAATGCCGCGGGGCCGGCCGCCATGGAAGAGTCGCCGGCGAACGGCGACACGGTCTGGGCCCGCTTCGTGCGCCGCGACCAATTGCCCAACGGGTACTTCAAGATGCTGGGCTTCCCGCCCGAGCAGCGCGGCGACCACCGCAACTTCATGCGCTGGAATCCACCGGGCAATCTGCTGCTGGACGTCGGCATGACCGCGGTCGGCGGTCGGCCGGAGGACGGCCTGTCGATTCCGACGACGCACCTGCTGACGCCGGAGACCGAGACCAGCTCGCACTACTTCTGGGCCATGTCGCGCAACTTCCGGACCGGCGACCGGGCGCTCAGCGACGAGTTGCTGCGCGTGGGCATCGACATCTTCAACAACGAGGACAAGCCCGTGATCGAAGCGCAGCAGGCCTACATGCAATCCGAGACCGACCTCTTCAAGATGAAGCCGATCCTGCTGTCGACCGATGCGCCGGCGGTGCGCGCGCGGCGCATTCTCAAGGAGCGCGCGGAACGGGAACAGCGGCAGGGCGCGGCAGTGCCGGTGCCCGCGAAATAA
- a CDS encoding xylose isomerase, producing the protein MNETQEAERAVPELLIGCSGRGVRASSPSAPVTMEEHPIDTQFAMVKESGVFDYLARLPSRGNLDPYLAAMRKHDLRIEQPTWYYLLGRDEALLRDNLLICSEVGVRHHNIMTFTHHADGHALSDQEVVDHYLDTYDFGMARGVEPSFEVHVNMWTEQFKRVAEVANAVQARGIPFNFTMDYSHATFKIGNPAELEISGVREEVEDGRIVLDPFEKGSLCAQWLAQGIVRLVQFRPAGPNQPPNVWARNEDGSATRGIQYPMMRPAPGEWHSPWHAYLLEPSKEALRKALAHHLGDPASRLRCVTTELIDMPDYGMGAKYDLFEQNVEAARFVRRTWQRTQALHAAGLLEKVE; encoded by the coding sequence ATGAACGAAACACAAGAGGCCGAGCGTGCAGTCCCCGAGCTCCTGATCGGCTGCAGCGGACGCGGCGTCCGGGCCTCCTCGCCGAGCGCACCCGTGACGATGGAGGAGCATCCGATCGACACCCAGTTCGCGATGGTCAAGGAAAGCGGCGTCTTCGACTACCTCGCGCGCCTGCCGAGCCGCGGCAACCTCGACCCGTACCTCGCGGCAATGCGCAAGCACGACCTGCGCATCGAACAGCCGACCTGGTACTACCTGCTCGGCCGCGACGAAGCGCTGCTGCGTGACAACCTGCTGATCTGCAGCGAGGTCGGCGTTCGCCACCACAACATCATGACCTTCACGCACCATGCCGACGGCCATGCATTGAGCGACCAGGAGGTGGTCGACCACTACCTCGATACCTACGACTTCGGCATGGCGCGCGGCGTCGAACCGAGCTTCGAAGTGCACGTCAACATGTGGACCGAGCAGTTCAAGCGCGTCGCCGAAGTCGCGAATGCGGTCCAGGCGCGCGGCATTCCCTTCAACTTCACGATGGACTACAGCCACGCGACCTTCAAGATCGGCAACCCGGCCGAGCTCGAGATCTCGGGCGTGCGCGAAGAGGTCGAGGACGGCCGCATCGTGCTCGATCCTTTCGAGAAAGGATCGCTGTGCGCGCAATGGCTGGCGCAGGGCATCGTGCGCCTGGTGCAGTTCCGTCCCGCGGGACCGAACCAACCGCCGAATGTGTGGGCGCGCAACGAGGATGGCAGCGCGACGCGCGGCATCCAGTACCCGATGATGCGGCCCGCGCCCGGCGAGTGGCATTCGCCCTGGCACGCGTATTTGCTCGAACCGTCGAAGGAAGCGCTGCGCAAGGCGCTCGCGCATCACCTGGGCGATCCGGCGAGCCGGCTGCGCTGTGTGACCACCGAGTTGATCGACATGCCCGACTACGGCATGGGCGCGAAGTACGACCTGTTCGAACAGAACGTCGAGGCGGCGAGGTTCGTTCGCAGGACCTGGCAACGCACGCAGGCGCTGCACGCCGCGGGCCTGCTCGAAAAGGTCGAATGA
- a CDS encoding S-(hydroxymethyl)glutathione dehydrogenase/class III alcohol dehydrogenase, with amino-acid sequence MKTKAAIAWQTGQPLSIETVDLAGPRFGEVLVEIKATGICHTDYYTLSGADPEGIFPAILGHEGAGIVVDVGPGVTTLKKGDHVIPLYTPECRQCKFCLSRKTNLCQSIRSTQGKGLMPDGTSRFSLDGKPLFHYMGTSTFSNFTVAPEISLAKIREDAPFDKVCYIGCGVTTGIGAVIFTAKVEAGANVVVFGLGGIGLNVIQGAKMVGADKIIGVDLNPEREAMARKFGMTHFINPKDTENVVDAIVQLTDGGADYSFECIGNTKVMRQALECTHKGWGRSIIIGVAEAGAEISTRPFQLVTGRKWEGSAFGGARGRTDVPRIVDWYMEGKINIDDLITHTMPLEDINKGFDLMKRGESIRGVVLY; translated from the coding sequence ATGAAAACCAAAGCCGCCATCGCCTGGCAAACCGGCCAGCCCCTGAGCATCGAAACCGTCGACCTCGCCGGCCCCAGGTTCGGCGAAGTGCTCGTCGAGATCAAGGCCACCGGCATCTGTCACACCGACTACTACACCCTCTCCGGCGCCGACCCCGAAGGCATCTTCCCCGCCATCCTCGGCCACGAGGGCGCGGGCATCGTCGTCGACGTCGGCCCCGGCGTCACCACCCTGAAGAAGGGCGACCACGTCATCCCCCTGTACACGCCCGAATGCCGCCAGTGCAAGTTCTGCCTCTCGCGCAAGACCAACCTGTGCCAGTCCATCCGCAGCACCCAGGGCAAGGGCCTGATGCCCGACGGCACCAGCCGCTTCAGCCTGGACGGCAAGCCGCTCTTTCACTACATGGGCACCTCCACTTTCAGCAACTTCACGGTCGCTCCCGAGATCTCGCTGGCCAAGATCCGCGAGGACGCGCCTTTCGACAAGGTCTGCTACATCGGCTGCGGCGTCACCACCGGCATCGGCGCGGTGATCTTCACGGCCAAGGTGGAGGCCGGCGCCAACGTGGTGGTCTTCGGGCTGGGCGGCATCGGCCTGAACGTGATCCAGGGCGCGAAGATGGTGGGCGCGGACAAGATCATCGGCGTGGACCTGAACCCCGAACGCGAGGCGATGGCGCGCAAGTTCGGCATGACGCACTTCATCAACCCGAAGGACACGGAGAACGTGGTGGACGCGATCGTGCAGTTGACCGATGGCGGCGCCGACTACAGCTTCGAGTGCATCGGCAACACGAAGGTGATGCGCCAGGCGCTGGAGTGCACGCACAAGGGCTGGGGGCGCAGCATCATCATCGGGGTGGCGGAGGCGGGCGCGGAGATCAGCACGCGGCCGTTCCAGCTGGTGACGGGGCGCAAGTGGGAGGGCTCGGCCTTCGGCGGGGCGCGCGGGCGCACGGATGTGCCCAGGATCGTGGACTGGTACATGGAGGGCAAGATCAACATCGACGACCTGATCACGCACACCATGCCGCTGGAAGACATCAACAAAGGCTTCGACCTGATGAAGCGGGGTGAGTCCATTCGCGGCGTGGTTCTGTACTGA
- a CDS encoding ABC transporter substrate-binding protein, which translates to MSNRIPANWTRALTALVIAASGLCAQAAPAADQVNVRYSWKLKGEYMAFYMAKEKGYFAKEGIDAKLGEGAGAQAALGSLIQGNEDVVVLPGIYAITAISKGMPIKMIALYHPVAPVGFLSNRENPVRTPKDLEGKSVSTAAGDTTVEYLPVLCSKAKIDCSKIKRVRGDMGMRVSQLQAKQVDLASTYLNVDPPMLEAQNLHFVIFDAAKFGLTVPGLALVSTDKAIQTKGDVLRRFIRALNQGFDSSRSDPTGAAEALLKSWSGGPPLGVVTEQVKKTLEFTPVATKEPLGHIDPAVIRSALDEMALVNPQHASAKPLDDYYTNVLLAPAKN; encoded by the coding sequence ATGTCGAATCGAATTCCTGCCAACTGGACCCGCGCGCTGACCGCGCTCGTGATCGCAGCGTCGGGCCTGTGCGCGCAGGCGGCGCCGGCCGCCGACCAGGTCAACGTGCGCTACAGCTGGAAGCTCAAGGGCGAATACATGGCCTTCTACATGGCCAAGGAAAAAGGCTACTTCGCCAAGGAAGGCATCGATGCCAAACTCGGCGAAGGCGCCGGCGCGCAGGCCGCGCTGGGTTCGCTGATCCAGGGCAACGAGGACGTGGTCGTGCTGCCGGGCATCTATGCCATCACGGCCATTTCCAAGGGCATGCCGATCAAGATGATCGCGCTCTACCATCCGGTCGCGCCCGTCGGCTTCCTCTCCAATCGCGAGAACCCCGTGCGCACGCCGAAGGACCTGGAAGGCAAATCGGTCTCCACCGCCGCGGGCGACACGACCGTCGAGTACCTGCCCGTGCTGTGCAGCAAGGCCAAGATCGACTGCTCGAAGATCAAGCGCGTGCGCGGCGACATGGGCATGCGGGTGTCGCAGCTGCAGGCCAAGCAGGTCGACCTGGCTTCGACCTACCTCAACGTCGATCCGCCGATGCTGGAAGCGCAGAACCTGCATTTCGTGATCTTCGACGCCGCGAAGTTCGGGCTCACGGTGCCGGGCCTGGCGCTGGTGTCGACCGACAAGGCGATCCAGACCAAGGGCGATGTGCTGCGCCGCTTCATCCGCGCGCTGAACCAGGGTTTCGACAGTTCGCGCAGCGACCCGACCGGCGCGGCCGAAGCGCTGCTCAAGAGCTGGTCGGGCGGCCCGCCGCTCGGCGTGGTCACGGAGCAGGTCAAGAAGACGCTCGAATTCACGCCGGTCGCGACCAAGGAACCGCTGGGCCACATCGATCCGGCCGTCATCCGCTCGGCGCTCGACGAGATGGCGCTGGTCAATCCGCAGCACGCGTCGGCCAAGCCGCTCGACGACTACTACACCAACGTGCTGCTCGCGCCGGCGAAGAACTGA
- a CDS encoding amidohydrolase family protein, giving the protein MPSLDPPRFIANARLPRWLLPAQWPAADGEVALALLELEDRRIGTIAPMRDDLPLPPLAGWNIHGALALPCFVDAHTHLDKAFTAARLGAVQPGLPGGIAATAADRGRWTPADVHARASRALDWAWHAGTRQLRTHINWWRPDEAPVAWQVLDALKDEWADRIALEKVALCPLAFFEEAAQARAIVRRIAAGGSGAVVGAFVHSSGWNPDALRNLLLSAQALGLDVDLHVDEELAPEARGVETTARILREIGFAGRVVCSHACALAAQTPARALATLDAVARVPITIVSLPMANLLLQDAAQDRTPRLRGITLVKEAAARGIPLLFASDSVQDAFCRLGSLDPVETLSAATMAAQLGDPFDAWSQSLCRADWLQPAPRPRPVLAGEPADLVLFVDADPIGWPSRGAARVVLRQGVHAAGTVPPSWLQAGGASSMRRHASTISCRSQRKPSSAS; this is encoded by the coding sequence GTGCCTTCATTGGACCCGCCCCGCTTCATCGCCAACGCGCGCCTGCCGCGCTGGCTGCTGCCGGCGCAATGGCCGGCCGCCGACGGCGAGGTCGCACTCGCGCTGCTCGAACTGGAAGATCGGCGGATCGGCACGATCGCACCCATGCGCGACGACCTGCCGCTGCCGCCGCTCGCAGGCTGGAACATCCATGGCGCGCTGGCGCTCCCGTGCTTCGTCGATGCGCACACGCACCTCGACAAGGCCTTCACGGCCGCGCGCCTCGGCGCGGTGCAGCCCGGCCTGCCCGGCGGCATCGCGGCCACCGCGGCGGACCGCGGGCGCTGGACGCCGGCCGACGTGCACGCACGCGCGTCGCGCGCGCTGGACTGGGCCTGGCATGCGGGCACCCGGCAGTTGCGCACGCACATCAACTGGTGGCGACCGGACGAAGCGCCCGTCGCCTGGCAAGTCCTCGATGCGCTGAAGGACGAATGGGCGGATCGCATCGCGCTGGAAAAGGTCGCGCTGTGTCCGCTGGCCTTCTTCGAAGAAGCCGCGCAGGCGCGCGCCATCGTGCGGCGCATCGCGGCGGGTGGTTCCGGCGCCGTGGTGGGCGCCTTCGTCCATTCGAGCGGCTGGAATCCGGACGCGCTGCGCAACCTGCTGCTCAGCGCGCAGGCGCTCGGCCTCGACGTCGACCTGCACGTCGACGAGGAACTCGCGCCCGAAGCCCGCGGTGTCGAGACCACGGCGCGCATCCTGCGCGAGATCGGCTTCGCGGGCCGCGTCGTCTGCAGCCACGCCTGCGCGCTCGCCGCGCAGACGCCGGCGCGCGCGCTCGCCACGCTGGATGCGGTCGCGCGCGTGCCGATCACGATCGTCTCGCTGCCGATGGCCAACCTGCTGCTGCAGGATGCCGCGCAGGACCGGACGCCGCGCCTGCGCGGCATCACGCTCGTCAAGGAAGCGGCTGCGCGCGGCATCCCGCTGCTGTTCGCGAGCGACAGCGTGCAGGACGCGTTCTGCCGGCTGGGCAGCCTGGACCCGGTCGAGACCCTGAGCGCCGCGACGATGGCCGCGCAGCTGGGCGATCCTTTCGATGCCTGGTCGCAGTCGCTGTGCCGCGCCGACTGGCTTCAGCCCGCGCCACGGCCTCGGCCCGTGCTGGCGGGCGAGCCTGCCGATCTCGTCCTGTTCGTCGATGCGGATCCGATCGGCTGGCCTTCGCGCGGCGCGGCGCGGGTGGTGCTGCGCCAGGGCGTGCACGCGGCCGGCACGGTGCCGCCTTCATGGCTTCAGGCCGGCGGCGCGTCGTCCATGCGGCGGCACGCATCGACGATCAGCTGCCGCAGCCAGCGCAAGCCTTCGTCCGCGTCCTGA
- a CDS encoding LysR family transcriptional regulator: MHFLKLDLNLLVALDALLTDPHVTRAAERLRVSQSTLSGSLARLREYFEDELIVQVGRRMELTPLAQELRSPLRELLGSTERLLSTKARFDPASAERCFTITCTDYVWATLLREVVARLATEAPHVRLEYTGSTRDFAERRIELLVVSDRFALDGHPSQALFADPFVCIAWSGNTKIGESLDFEDYFAHRHVVAYSSRPTLVADWIASAHGRHVDVAARAPNFTLVPQSIVGTPYLATVPLRMANHYAKHLPLRILQPPLELPVLADVLQWHGHQDADEGLRWLRQLIVDACRRMDDAPPA, from the coding sequence ATGCACTTCCTGAAGCTCGACCTCAATCTGCTGGTGGCGCTGGACGCGCTGCTGACGGACCCGCATGTCACCCGTGCCGCCGAACGGCTGCGCGTCAGCCAGTCCACGCTGAGCGGTTCGCTGGCGCGGCTGCGCGAATACTTCGAGGACGAACTGATCGTCCAGGTTGGCCGGCGCATGGAGCTGACGCCGCTCGCCCAGGAATTGCGCTCGCCGCTGCGCGAGCTGCTCGGCAGCACCGAGCGGCTGCTCTCGACCAAGGCGCGCTTCGATCCGGCGAGCGCAGAGCGCTGCTTCACCATCACCTGCACCGACTACGTCTGGGCCACGCTGCTGCGCGAAGTCGTCGCCCGGCTGGCCACCGAGGCGCCGCACGTGCGGCTCGAATACACCGGCAGCACGCGCGACTTCGCCGAGCGGCGCATCGAGCTGCTGGTCGTCTCGGATCGCTTCGCGCTCGATGGCCATCCGTCGCAGGCGCTGTTCGCGGATCCCTTTGTCTGCATCGCCTGGTCCGGCAACACGAAGATCGGCGAGTCGCTGGATTTCGAGGACTACTTCGCCCACCGGCATGTCGTCGCCTACTCGTCACGCCCGACGCTGGTCGCCGACTGGATCGCCTCGGCACACGGCCGCCATGTGGACGTGGCGGCGCGGGCGCCGAACTTCACGCTGGTGCCGCAATCGATCGTCGGCACGCCCTACCTGGCCACCGTGCCGCTGCGCATGGCGAACCACTACGCAAAGCACCTGCCGCTGCGCATCCTGCAGCCGCCGCTCGAACTGCCGGTGCTGGCCGACGTGCTCCAGTGGCACGGCCATCAGGACGCGGACGAAGGCTTGCGCTGGCTGCGGCAGCTGATCGTCGATGCGTGCCGCCGCATGGACGACGCGCCGCCGGCCTGA
- a CDS encoding isochorismatase family protein, giving the protein MTLDNLDTRNSALLVIDLQNAFVHDKGTLGISGVDTKRLSAIVPTLAELIPRCQAAGIPVIWTVQEHFAVDASRAHKKLAGHTSRRKQVSALAGTWDEEIVEELKPLAAVNPSYVIRKHRFGAFYETRLEMMLKMLGTRTLFIAGTTTNACVETSIREAYLRDYDVVALDDCISGVNGEWEATAKKVWKQYFCEISDSKEMLGWIEAQSAPRALGYGHMLMMVQDVPRSTAFYVDQLGFSIRPAKPLADGRPFTAFHQGVAIVGGRAASHKQIDHMAFEVNDVRALRERLKKTSVEFQEDLHDGPYGLTIYVTDPDGTRIELYQVGAKV; this is encoded by the coding sequence ATGACGCTCGACAACCTCGACACCCGCAATTCCGCGCTGCTGGTCATCGACCTGCAGAACGCCTTCGTTCACGACAAGGGCACGCTCGGCATCTCCGGCGTCGACACGAAGCGGCTGTCGGCCATCGTGCCCACGCTCGCCGAACTCATTCCGCGCTGCCAGGCGGCAGGCATTCCCGTCATCTGGACGGTGCAGGAGCATTTCGCCGTCGATGCCAGCCGCGCGCACAAGAAGCTCGCGGGCCACACCTCGCGGCGCAAGCAGGTGTCGGCGCTCGCCGGCACATGGGACGAGGAGATCGTCGAAGAGCTCAAGCCGCTCGCTGCCGTCAATCCGTCGTACGTGATCCGCAAGCACCGCTTCGGCGCCTTCTACGAGACCCGTCTCGAGATGATGCTGAAGATGCTCGGCACCCGCACGCTGTTCATCGCCGGCACCACCACCAACGCCTGTGTCGAGACCAGCATCCGCGAAGCCTATCTGCGCGACTACGACGTCGTCGCGCTCGACGATTGCATCTCGGGCGTCAACGGCGAATGGGAAGCGACGGCCAAGAAAGTCTGGAAGCAGTACTTCTGCGAGATCTCCGATTCGAAGGAGATGCTCGGCTGGATCGAGGCGCAATCGGCGCCCCGCGCGCTGGGCTACGGTCACATGCTGATGATGGTGCAAGACGTGCCGCGTTCGACCGCCTTCTATGTCGACCAGCTCGGCTTCAGCATCCGGCCGGCCAAGCCGCTGGCCGACGGCCGGCCCTTCACCGCCTTCCACCAGGGCGTGGCCATCGTCGGCGGACGCGCGGCATCGCACAAGCAGATCGATCACATGGCCTTCGAGGTCAACGACGTGCGCGCGCTGCGCGAGCGACTGAAGAAGACGAGCGTCGAGTTCCAGGAGGACCTGCACGACGGGCCCTATGGCTTGACCATCTATGTCACCGATCCCGACGGCACGCGCATCGAGCTCTACCAGGTCGGCGCCAAGGTCTGA
- a CDS encoding tautomerase family protein, which translates to MPFVIVEMWEGRTVDQKRNLVKAITQAMVDHANCKPDHLHVVIHDTPKDSWGRNGVLGIDMKEK; encoded by the coding sequence ATGCCATTCGTGATCGTCGAAATGTGGGAAGGCCGCACGGTCGACCAGAAACGCAACCTGGTCAAGGCCATCACGCAGGCCATGGTCGACCATGCGAACTGCAAGCCCGACCACCTGCACGTGGTGATCCACGACACGCCCAAGGACAGCTGGGGACGCAACGGCGTGCTCGGCATCGACATGAAGGAAAAATGA
- a CDS encoding resolvase → METGFCEPVMGSVAPVARSLGERIDAVHAVVRELAARQPPLRRERLSGIHNPWGHASVLADAWRFLDLCEDPAILDRVEQIIGPDIVLWDSQLHLEAASYLRFVEAQREGRYWPVLPLAGAVVLVAPGHPSAPVSCFDLAVLGGAPRPALDPRAPLYVIRYMPAASRFVRDPHAPANWTAMEEQPLLNYATRPLWLVRGEDRAGNDFVTGFSPAVPRWAGHQPQEH, encoded by the coding sequence ATGGAGACCGGATTCTGCGAGCCGGTGATGGGCAGCGTGGCGCCGGTCGCCCGCAGCCTCGGCGAGCGCATCGATGCCGTGCATGCGGTGGTGCGCGAACTCGCGGCGCGACAGCCGCCGCTGCGCCGCGAGCGCTTGTCCGGCATCCACAATCCCTGGGGCCATGCGTCGGTGCTCGCCGATGCGTGGCGCTTTCTCGATCTGTGCGAAGACCCGGCGATTCTCGATCGGGTCGAGCAGATCATCGGTCCCGACATCGTGCTGTGGGACTCGCAGCTGCATCTCGAGGCGGCGTCCTATCTGCGCTTCGTCGAAGCGCAGCGCGAAGGCCGCTACTGGCCGGTGCTGCCGCTCGCGGGTGCGGTCGTGCTTGTCGCGCCCGGCCATCCATCGGCGCCGGTGAGCTGCTTCGATCTCGCGGTCCTCGGCGGCGCGCCACGGCCCGCGCTGGATCCGCGCGCGCCGCTCTACGTGATCCGCTACATGCCCGCCGCGAGCCGCTTCGTGCGCGACCCGCATGCGCCGGCCAACTGGACCGCGATGGAGGAACAGCCGCTCCTCAACTACGCGACCCGGCCGCTCTGGCTGGTGCGCGGCGAGGACCGTGCGGGCAACGATTTCGTCACCGGCTTTTCGCCCGCCGTCCCACGCTGGGCCGGCCATCAACCTCAGGAGCACTGA
- a CDS encoding dihydroorotase yields the protein MSNADLVIRNARVVRHDGEFHGGVAVKDGKIIMTGADSALPQGHRDIDAGGRVLMPGVIDPHCHLGVKYPYAEDMRTELAAAASGGITTALLYIRNLKPSYIPFYEERKAVGEENAPIDFGFHFGIQREEHIAEIPEIIAKTGVRSFKCYFGYEPDNPIGIVPATDGWVYAAMRILAKVPGALINVHCENTQIASWLKNEIKATGRQDLGAYTESRPAFCEVETIRRMIFLAERTGCSLHLVHTSVGMGPVLAAEAQARGVNVTVETCQHYLTRTCYDKDLDMRAKISPPLRDQEEQDGLWRGIMNGSVYSLGTDHVPFLPKKGEDLWTEFPGVVSFPWELSLMLHFGVHQRGLSLSRLVQLNSAHPARRFGLWPRKGNIEVGFDADMVLVDLDEERTVKHTGKGTCIYEGWKLKGWPVLTTSRGAVVYENGAVDESAYGRGRCLTVPA from the coding sequence ATGAGCAACGCCGACCTGGTGATTCGCAACGCACGCGTGGTGCGCCATGACGGGGAGTTTCACGGTGGCGTCGCCGTGAAGGACGGCAAGATCATCATGACGGGCGCCGACAGCGCGCTGCCCCAGGGCCATCGCGACATCGATGCCGGCGGCCGCGTGCTGATGCCCGGCGTGATCGATCCGCACTGCCATCTCGGCGTCAAGTATCCCTATGCCGAGGACATGCGCACGGAACTCGCGGCCGCGGCCTCGGGCGGCATCACCACGGCATTGCTCTACATCCGCAACCTCAAGCCCTCCTACATCCCGTTCTACGAGGAACGCAAGGCGGTGGGCGAGGAAAACGCGCCCATCGACTTCGGCTTCCACTTCGGCATCCAGCGCGAAGAGCACATCGCCGAGATTCCCGAGATCATCGCCAAGACCGGCGTGCGCTCGTTCAAGTGCTACTTCGGCTACGAGCCCGACAACCCGATCGGCATCGTGCCCGCGACCGACGGCTGGGTGTACGCGGCGATGCGCATCCTGGCGAAGGTGCCCGGCGCGCTCATCAACGTGCACTGCGAGAACACGCAGATCGCGTCGTGGCTGAAGAACGAGATCAAGGCCACGGGCCGGCAGGATCTCGGCGCTTACACCGAATCGCGCCCGGCCTTCTGCGAGGTCGAGACGATCCGCCGCATGATCTTCCTGGCCGAGCGCACCGGCTGTTCGCTGCACCTGGTCCACACCTCGGTCGGCATGGGCCCGGTGCTGGCCGCCGAGGCGCAGGCACGCGGCGTGAATGTCACCGTCGAGACCTGTCAGCACTACCTCACGCGCACCTGCTACGACAAGGACCTCGACATGCGCGCCAAGATCTCGCCGCCGCTGCGCGACCAGGAAGAGCAGGACGGCCTCTGGCGCGGCATCATGAACGGCTCGGTCTACAGCCTCGGCACCGACCACGTGCCCTTCCTGCCGAAGAAGGGCGAGGACCTGTGGACCGAGTTCCCGGGCGTGGTGTCCTTTCCCTGGGAGCTCTCGCTGATGCTGCACTTCGGCGTGCACCAGCGCGGCCTGTCGCTGTCGCGGCTGGTGCAGCTCAATTCGGCCCATCCGGCACGGCGCTTCGGCCTCTGGCCGCGCAAGGGCAACATCGAAGTCGGCTTCGATGCCGACATGGTGCTGGTCGATCTCGACGAAGAGCGCACCGTCAAGCACACCGGCAAGGGCACCTGCATCTACGAAGGCTGGAAGCTCAAGGGCTGGCCCGTGCTCACGACCTCGCGCGGCGCGGTCGTCTACGAGAACGGCGCGGTCGACGAAAGCGCCTACGGCCGCGGCCGCTGCCTCACCGTGCCTGCGTGA
- a CDS encoding dipicolinate synthase subunit DpsA, which produces MNWDQVVIAIVGGDRREQEIARCAVAAGAEVRAYGFPWPGQGIEGVRHTANAAEALKGADIALFPIPGIAPDGALFAPQCAERIIPDAAMLGAMRRPGHIILGWADPKLKAHCETIGITLHEYEWDEDLMLLRGPAIVEGMLKVLIENTDITIHKAKVCQIGQGTIGTLVTRMLLALGARVHVAARNAVQRAGAYAAGAEPHELSELAEVLPGTDIVIASVPARVLGREMLEKLPKHALLVDLAAPPGGIDRDAAQELGLKFVWARGLGSRAPVTVGRSQWSGVQRRIDNILKEIQ; this is translated from the coding sequence ATGAACTGGGATCAGGTCGTCATCGCGATCGTCGGCGGTGACCGTCGCGAGCAGGAAATCGCGCGCTGCGCCGTCGCCGCCGGCGCCGAGGTGCGCGCCTATGGCTTCCCCTGGCCCGGGCAGGGCATCGAAGGCGTGCGCCACACCGCGAACGCCGCCGAAGCGTTGAAGGGCGCCGACATCGCGCTGTTCCCGATCCCCGGCATTGCGCCCGACGGCGCATTGTTCGCGCCGCAATGCGCCGAGCGCATCATCCCCGACGCCGCCATGCTCGGCGCCATGCGCCGGCCGGGCCACATCATCCTCGGCTGGGCCGATCCCAAGCTGAAGGCGCATTGCGAAACCATCGGCATCACGCTGCACGAGTACGAATGGGACGAAGACCTGATGCTGCTGCGCGGCCCGGCCATCGTCGAAGGCATGCTCAAGGTGCTGATCGAGAACACCGACATCACGATCCACAAGGCCAAGGTCTGCCAGATCGGGCAGGGCACCATCGGCACGCTGGTCACGCGCATGCTGCTCGCGCTCGGCGCGCGCGTGCACGTCGCGGCGCGCAATGCGGTGCAGCGCGCCGGGGCCTATGCGGCCGGTGCGGAACCGCACGAACTGTCCGAGCTCGCCGAGGTGCTGCCCGGCACCGACATCGTGATCGCCAGCGTGCCCGCGCGCGTGCTGGGGCGCGAGATGCTCGAGAAATTGCCCAAGCATGCGCTCCTGGTCGACCTCGCCGCGCCGCCCGGCGGCATCGATCGCGATGCGGCGCAGGAACTCGGCCTCAAGTTCGTCTGGGCGCGCGGCCTCGGTTCGAGAGCGCCCGTCACCGTGGGCCGCAGCCAATGGAGCGGCGTGCAGCGCCGCATCGACAACATCCTCAAGGAGATCCAATGA